A genomic window from Triticum urartu cultivar G1812 chromosome 7, Tu2.1, whole genome shotgun sequence includes:
- the LOC125524455 gene encoding protein POOR HOMOLOGOUS SYNAPSIS 1-like isoform X1, which yields MVAVGAGDDGWARLTSRSDSAEGQGRRQEWEVEFARYFASPLRDTSPPPPPPPGVRYVTSATDCHPGAWLPAATPAALRVSRSSHPSAAPVLTVSVVGVVFEEHFVSILNFSWPQLTCGGQCPGSGSRVLFVSFCDKSKQIQKFALRFPQLSDVESFLNCVKECLGDTMDIASSGCDYICEDSSSRSEYIASNELPHSFEEPASDHRTEAPALCYHEEPDLPVSEPLLTSNIDNINSGFPLSFTEMLTNLSTETEYALCMYGSDAVDLHQLGGTDHPQEVMYGGSDAEDLHQTDHPQEVVHAGSDAEDLHQTDHPQEVFTQDTCHDVFPSMAAACNENTADKETDTSKSTKEIDTSKSTSDIMARIKTYMADESFHDMLSKLERVIDELGVDLSVYS from the exons ATGGTGGCGGTGGGCGCCGGTGACGACGGCTGGGCGCGGCTCACCTCGCGCTCTGACTCCGCGGAGGGCCAGGGGCGGAGGCAGGAATGGGAGGTGGAGTTCGCCCGCTACTTCGCTTCCCCCCTGCGCGAcacgtcgccgccgccgccgccgccgcccggcgtCCGTTACGTCACCAGCGCCACGGATTGCCATCCCGGCGCCTGGCTCCCAGCCGCCACGCCTGCCGCTCTTCGCGTCTCCCGCTCCAGCCACCCCTCCGCGGCCCCAGTCCTCACCGTctccgtcgtcggcgtcgtcTTC GAGGAGCACTTTGTGTCTATCCTCAACTTCTCATGGCCTCAGCTCACATGTGGGGGACAATGCCCAGGAAGTGGGAGCAGGGTGCTCTTTGTGAGCTTTTGTGATAAATCCAAGCAG ATACAGAAGTTTGCTCTACGTTTCCCACAGCTCAGTGATGTGGAGTCGTTCTTAAATTGTGTGAAG GAATGCTTAGGTGACACCATGGATATCGCATCATCTGGATGCGACTACATATGTGAAGATTCATCATCACGATCAGAATATATTGCTTCCAATGAACTTCCCCACAG CTTTGAGGAGCCAGCTTCAGATCACAGGACAGAGGCACCAGCATTATGCTACCATGAGGAACCAGACCTGCCTGTTTCTGAACCTCTCCTTACTTCCAACATTGACAATATCAACTCTGGTTTCCCTCTTAGTTTCACTGAAATGCTGACAAATTTGTCAACTGAGACTGAATATG CATTGTGCATGTACGGATCAGATGCGGTGGACCTGCATCAACTGGGTGGAACTGACCATCCTCAAGAGGTAATGTATGGCGGATCAGATGCGGAGGACCTGCATCAAACTGACCATCCTCAAGAGGTAGTGCATGCCGGATCAGATGCGGAGGACCTGCATCAAACTGACCATCCTCAAGAG GTGTTCACACAAGACACTTGTCATGATG TATTTCCTTCAATGGCAGCTGCCTGTAATGAAAATACTGCTGATAAAGAAACTGATACTAGCAAGTCAACAAAAGAAATTGATACTAGTAAATCAACAAGTGATATTATGGCAAGGATAAAG ACATATATGGCTGACGAGTCATTCCATG ATATGCTGTCCAAGCTTGAGAGAGTCATTGATGAACTGGGTGTGGACTTGTCAGTCTACTCCTAG
- the LOC125524455 gene encoding protein POOR HOMOLOGOUS SYNAPSIS 1-like isoform X3, whose protein sequence is MVAVGAGDDGWARLTSRSDSAEGQGRRQEWEVEFARYFASPLRDTSPPPPPPPGVRYVTSATDCHPGAWLPAATPAALRVSRSSHPSAAPVLTVSVVGVVFEEHFVSILNFSWPQLTCGGQCPGSGSRVLFVSFCDKSKQIQKFALRFPQLSDVESFLNCVKECLGDTMDIASSGCDYICEDSSSRSEYIASNELPHSFEEPASDHRTEAPALCYHEEPDLPVSEPLLTSNIDNINSGFPLSFTEMLTNLSTETEYDAVDLHQLGGTDHPQEVMYGGSDAEDLHQTDHPQEVVHAGSDAEDLHQTDHPQEVFTQDTCHDVFPSMAAACNENTADKETDTSKSTKEIDTSKSTSDIMARIKTYMADESFHDMLSKLERVIDELGVDLSVYS, encoded by the exons ATGGTGGCGGTGGGCGCCGGTGACGACGGCTGGGCGCGGCTCACCTCGCGCTCTGACTCCGCGGAGGGCCAGGGGCGGAGGCAGGAATGGGAGGTGGAGTTCGCCCGCTACTTCGCTTCCCCCCTGCGCGAcacgtcgccgccgccgccgccgccgcccggcgtCCGTTACGTCACCAGCGCCACGGATTGCCATCCCGGCGCCTGGCTCCCAGCCGCCACGCCTGCCGCTCTTCGCGTCTCCCGCTCCAGCCACCCCTCCGCGGCCCCAGTCCTCACCGTctccgtcgtcggcgtcgtcTTC GAGGAGCACTTTGTGTCTATCCTCAACTTCTCATGGCCTCAGCTCACATGTGGGGGACAATGCCCAGGAAGTGGGAGCAGGGTGCTCTTTGTGAGCTTTTGTGATAAATCCAAGCAG ATACAGAAGTTTGCTCTACGTTTCCCACAGCTCAGTGATGTGGAGTCGTTCTTAAATTGTGTGAAG GAATGCTTAGGTGACACCATGGATATCGCATCATCTGGATGCGACTACATATGTGAAGATTCATCATCACGATCAGAATATATTGCTTCCAATGAACTTCCCCACAG CTTTGAGGAGCCAGCTTCAGATCACAGGACAGAGGCACCAGCATTATGCTACCATGAGGAACCAGACCTGCCTGTTTCTGAACCTCTCCTTACTTCCAACATTGACAATATCAACTCTGGTTTCCCTCTTAGTTTCACTGAAATGCTGACAAATTTGTCAACTGAGACTGAATATG ATGCGGTGGACCTGCATCAACTGGGTGGAACTGACCATCCTCAAGAGGTAATGTATGGCGGATCAGATGCGGAGGACCTGCATCAAACTGACCATCCTCAAGAGGTAGTGCATGCCGGATCAGATGCGGAGGACCTGCATCAAACTGACCATCCTCAAGAG GTGTTCACACAAGACACTTGTCATGATG TATTTCCTTCAATGGCAGCTGCCTGTAATGAAAATACTGCTGATAAAGAAACTGATACTAGCAAGTCAACAAAAGAAATTGATACTAGTAAATCAACAAGTGATATTATGGCAAGGATAAAG ACATATATGGCTGACGAGTCATTCCATG ATATGCTGTCCAAGCTTGAGAGAGTCATTGATGAACTGGGTGTGGACTTGTCAGTCTACTCCTAG
- the LOC125524455 gene encoding protein POOR HOMOLOGOUS SYNAPSIS 1-like isoform X4 — MVAVGAGDDGWARLTSRSDSAEGQGRRQEWEVEFARYFASPLRDTSPPPPPPPGVRYVTSATDCHPGAWLPAATPAALRVSRSSHPSAAPVLTVSVVGVVFEEHFVSILNFSWPQLTCGGQCPGSGSRVLFVSFCDKSKQIQKFALRFPQLSDVESFLNCVKECLGDTMDIASSGCDYICEDSSSRSEYIASNELPHSFEEPASDHRTEAPALCYHEEPDLPVSEPLLTSNIDNINSGFPLSFTEMLTNLSTETEYALCMYGSDAVDLHQLGGTDHPQEVFTQDTCHDVFPSMAAACNENTADKETDTSKSTKEIDTSKSTSDIMARIKTYMADESFHDMLSKLERVIDELGVDLSVYS, encoded by the exons ATGGTGGCGGTGGGCGCCGGTGACGACGGCTGGGCGCGGCTCACCTCGCGCTCTGACTCCGCGGAGGGCCAGGGGCGGAGGCAGGAATGGGAGGTGGAGTTCGCCCGCTACTTCGCTTCCCCCCTGCGCGAcacgtcgccgccgccgccgccgccgcccggcgtCCGTTACGTCACCAGCGCCACGGATTGCCATCCCGGCGCCTGGCTCCCAGCCGCCACGCCTGCCGCTCTTCGCGTCTCCCGCTCCAGCCACCCCTCCGCGGCCCCAGTCCTCACCGTctccgtcgtcggcgtcgtcTTC GAGGAGCACTTTGTGTCTATCCTCAACTTCTCATGGCCTCAGCTCACATGTGGGGGACAATGCCCAGGAAGTGGGAGCAGGGTGCTCTTTGTGAGCTTTTGTGATAAATCCAAGCAG ATACAGAAGTTTGCTCTACGTTTCCCACAGCTCAGTGATGTGGAGTCGTTCTTAAATTGTGTGAAG GAATGCTTAGGTGACACCATGGATATCGCATCATCTGGATGCGACTACATATGTGAAGATTCATCATCACGATCAGAATATATTGCTTCCAATGAACTTCCCCACAG CTTTGAGGAGCCAGCTTCAGATCACAGGACAGAGGCACCAGCATTATGCTACCATGAGGAACCAGACCTGCCTGTTTCTGAACCTCTCCTTACTTCCAACATTGACAATATCAACTCTGGTTTCCCTCTTAGTTTCACTGAAATGCTGACAAATTTGTCAACTGAGACTGAATATG CATTGTGCATGTACGGATCAGATGCGGTGGACCTGCATCAACTGGGTGGAACTGACCATCCTCAAGAG GTGTTCACACAAGACACTTGTCATGATG TATTTCCTTCAATGGCAGCTGCCTGTAATGAAAATACTGCTGATAAAGAAACTGATACTAGCAAGTCAACAAAAGAAATTGATACTAGTAAATCAACAAGTGATATTATGGCAAGGATAAAG ACATATATGGCTGACGAGTCATTCCATG ATATGCTGTCCAAGCTTGAGAGAGTCATTGATGAACTGGGTGTGGACTTGTCAGTCTACTCCTAG
- the LOC125524455 gene encoding protein POOR HOMOLOGOUS SYNAPSIS 1-like isoform X2 yields MVAVGAGDDGWARLTSRSDSAEGQGRRQEWEVEFARYFASPLRDTSPPPPPPPGVRYVTSATDCHPGAWLPAATPAALRVSRSSHPSAAPVLTVSVVGVVFEEHFVSILNFSWPQLTCGGQCPGSGSRVLFVSFCDKSKQIQKFALRFPQLSDVESFLNCVKECLGDTMDIASSGCDYICEDSSSRSEYIASNELPHSFEEPASDHRTEAPALCYHEEPDLPVSEPLLTSNIDNINSGFPLSFTEMLTNLSTETEYALCMYGSDAVDLHQLGGTDHPQEVMYGGSDAEDLHQTDHPQEVVHAGSDAEDLHQTDHPQEVFTQDTCHDAACNENTADKETDTSKSTKEIDTSKSTSDIMARIKTYMADESFHDMLSKLERVIDELGVDLSVYS; encoded by the exons ATGGTGGCGGTGGGCGCCGGTGACGACGGCTGGGCGCGGCTCACCTCGCGCTCTGACTCCGCGGAGGGCCAGGGGCGGAGGCAGGAATGGGAGGTGGAGTTCGCCCGCTACTTCGCTTCCCCCCTGCGCGAcacgtcgccgccgccgccgccgccgcccggcgtCCGTTACGTCACCAGCGCCACGGATTGCCATCCCGGCGCCTGGCTCCCAGCCGCCACGCCTGCCGCTCTTCGCGTCTCCCGCTCCAGCCACCCCTCCGCGGCCCCAGTCCTCACCGTctccgtcgtcggcgtcgtcTTC GAGGAGCACTTTGTGTCTATCCTCAACTTCTCATGGCCTCAGCTCACATGTGGGGGACAATGCCCAGGAAGTGGGAGCAGGGTGCTCTTTGTGAGCTTTTGTGATAAATCCAAGCAG ATACAGAAGTTTGCTCTACGTTTCCCACAGCTCAGTGATGTGGAGTCGTTCTTAAATTGTGTGAAG GAATGCTTAGGTGACACCATGGATATCGCATCATCTGGATGCGACTACATATGTGAAGATTCATCATCACGATCAGAATATATTGCTTCCAATGAACTTCCCCACAG CTTTGAGGAGCCAGCTTCAGATCACAGGACAGAGGCACCAGCATTATGCTACCATGAGGAACCAGACCTGCCTGTTTCTGAACCTCTCCTTACTTCCAACATTGACAATATCAACTCTGGTTTCCCTCTTAGTTTCACTGAAATGCTGACAAATTTGTCAACTGAGACTGAATATG CATTGTGCATGTACGGATCAGATGCGGTGGACCTGCATCAACTGGGTGGAACTGACCATCCTCAAGAGGTAATGTATGGCGGATCAGATGCGGAGGACCTGCATCAAACTGACCATCCTCAAGAGGTAGTGCATGCCGGATCAGATGCGGAGGACCTGCATCAAACTGACCATCCTCAAGAG GTGTTCACACAAGACACTTGTCATGATG CTGCCTGTAATGAAAATACTGCTGATAAAGAAACTGATACTAGCAAGTCAACAAAAGAAATTGATACTAGTAAATCAACAAGTGATATTATGGCAAGGATAAAG ACATATATGGCTGACGAGTCATTCCATG ATATGCTGTCCAAGCTTGAGAGAGTCATTGATGAACTGGGTGTGGACTTGTCAGTCTACTCCTAG
- the LOC125524455 gene encoding protein POOR HOMOLOGOUS SYNAPSIS 1-like isoform X5 → MVAVGAGDDGWARLTSRSDSAEGQGRRQEWEVEFARYFASPLRDTSPPPPPPPGVRYVTSATDCHPGAWLPAATPAALRVSRSSHPSAAPVLTVSVVGVVFEEHFVSILNFSWPQLTCGGQCPGSGSRVLFVSFCDKSKQIQKFALRFPQLSDVESFLNCVKECLGDTMDIASSGCDYICEDSSSRSEYIASNELPHSFEEPASDHRTEAPALCYHEEPDLPVSEPLLTSNIDNINSGFPLSFTEMLTNLSTETEYALCMYGSDAVDLHQLGGTDHPQEVFTQDTCHDAACNENTADKETDTSKSTKEIDTSKSTSDIMARIKTYMADESFHDMLSKLERVIDELGVDLSVYS, encoded by the exons ATGGTGGCGGTGGGCGCCGGTGACGACGGCTGGGCGCGGCTCACCTCGCGCTCTGACTCCGCGGAGGGCCAGGGGCGGAGGCAGGAATGGGAGGTGGAGTTCGCCCGCTACTTCGCTTCCCCCCTGCGCGAcacgtcgccgccgccgccgccgccgcccggcgtCCGTTACGTCACCAGCGCCACGGATTGCCATCCCGGCGCCTGGCTCCCAGCCGCCACGCCTGCCGCTCTTCGCGTCTCCCGCTCCAGCCACCCCTCCGCGGCCCCAGTCCTCACCGTctccgtcgtcggcgtcgtcTTC GAGGAGCACTTTGTGTCTATCCTCAACTTCTCATGGCCTCAGCTCACATGTGGGGGACAATGCCCAGGAAGTGGGAGCAGGGTGCTCTTTGTGAGCTTTTGTGATAAATCCAAGCAG ATACAGAAGTTTGCTCTACGTTTCCCACAGCTCAGTGATGTGGAGTCGTTCTTAAATTGTGTGAAG GAATGCTTAGGTGACACCATGGATATCGCATCATCTGGATGCGACTACATATGTGAAGATTCATCATCACGATCAGAATATATTGCTTCCAATGAACTTCCCCACAG CTTTGAGGAGCCAGCTTCAGATCACAGGACAGAGGCACCAGCATTATGCTACCATGAGGAACCAGACCTGCCTGTTTCTGAACCTCTCCTTACTTCCAACATTGACAATATCAACTCTGGTTTCCCTCTTAGTTTCACTGAAATGCTGACAAATTTGTCAACTGAGACTGAATATG CATTGTGCATGTACGGATCAGATGCGGTGGACCTGCATCAACTGGGTGGAACTGACCATCCTCAAGAG GTGTTCACACAAGACACTTGTCATGATG CTGCCTGTAATGAAAATACTGCTGATAAAGAAACTGATACTAGCAAGTCAACAAAAGAAATTGATACTAGTAAATCAACAAGTGATATTATGGCAAGGATAAAG ACATATATGGCTGACGAGTCATTCCATG ATATGCTGTCCAAGCTTGAGAGAGTCATTGATGAACTGGGTGTGGACTTGTCAGTCTACTCCTAG
- the LOC125524456 gene encoding peroxidase 5-like, whose product MSRLSMATLLLLSLALATAPRLAVVEAVVVEGLRVGFYNRTCPDAEQVVRDVVMNDYAMDHTIAPGLIRIFFHDCFITGCDASILLDESPSGDVPEKESSANGFTLHGLQTIDVAKASIEAMCPRTVSCSDILSFAARDAAVAAGLPSYEVAGGRRDGTHSRMDDLPGNFPVPGHTVPRLTELFASRGLSQEDLVTLSGAHSIGGAHCFMFSNRIYGFSKTADIDPSLDPAFAQRLRKMCPRPRPDDNPQQAPKVNFDERTGEKLDNAYYQELLARRSLLTSDNTLALDPQTRPLVEQYAKDDALFQQRFGEAMQKVSALDVIIKKNKGQIRRDCRMVNKARGVRWMPIHFLKPPKHPMLQMINWFIRGFQQN is encoded by the exons ATGTCGCGGCTCTCGATGGCGACGCTGCTCCTGCTCTCCCTTGCGCTGGCGACGGCCCCGCGCCTCGCCGTCGTGGAGGCGGTCGTCGTGGAAGGCCTGAGGGTGGGGTTCTACAACAGGACGTGCCCGGACGCCGAGCAGGTGGTCCGCGACGTGGTGATGAACGACTACGCCATGGACCACACCATCGCCCCGGGCCTCATCCGCATCTTCTTCCACGACTGCTTCATCACg GGGTGCGACGCGTCCATCCTGCTGGACGAGTCCCCGTCGGGCGACGTCCCGGAGAAGGAGTCGTCGGCGAACGGGTTCACCCTGCACGGCCTGCAGACGATCGACGTGGCCAAGGCGAGCATCGAGGCCATGTGCCCGCGCACGGTGTCGTGCTCCGACATCCTGTCGTTCGCGGCGCGCGacgcggcggtggcggcggggctgCCGAGCTACGAGGTGGCCGGCGGGCGGCGCGACGGCACGCACTCCCGGATGGACGACCTGCCGGGCAACTTCCCGGTGCCGGGGCACACGGTGCCGCGGCTGACGGAGCTGTTCGCGAGCCGGGGCCTGTCGCAGGAGGACCTGGTGACGCTCTCCGGGGCGCACTCCATCGGGGGCGCGCACTGCTTCATGTTCTCCAACCGCATCTACGGCTTCTCCAAGACGGCGGACATCGACCCGTCGCTGGACCCGGCGTTCGCGCAGCGGCTGCGGAAGATGTGCCCGCGGCCCAGGCCGGACGACAACCCGCAGCAGGCGCCCAAGGTGAACTTCGACGAGCGCACCGGGGAGAAGCTGGACAACGCCTACTACCAGGAGCTGCTGGCGCGGCGGAGCCTGCTGACCTCGGACAACACGCTGGCGCTGGACCCGCAGACGAGGCCGCTGGTGGAGCAGTACGCCAAGGACGACGCGCTGTTCCAGCAGAGGTTCGGGGAGGCGATGCAGAAGGTGAGCGCGCTGGACGTGATCATCAAGAAGAACAAGGGGCAGATCAGGCGGGACTGCCGGATGGTGAACAAGGCCAGGGGGGTACGCTGGATGCCCATCCACTTTCTCAAGCCCCCCAAGCACCCCATGCTCCAGATGATCAACTGGTTCATCCGTGGCTTCCAGCAGAACTAA
- the LOC125523935 gene encoding oleosin 5-like: MATTASARAHQQHGGKQQQYQPLRRIEGLSLRSALRSDPRVPALAAAALLVPLGAALLALSGLFLLATLAGVALAAPLVLLFSPVLVPAALGAALAVAGLAAAGALAVSGLSALVWVVGYVQRGLAQGDSGRVGGMVVQPLDSGKRHGRQGAPAFVGHRVGDDAGDALGTTKAQDVASA; encoded by the coding sequence ATGGCCACGACGGCGTCGGCGCGCGCGCACCAGCAGCACGGCGGGAAGCAGCAGCAGTACCAGCCGCTGCGGCGCATTGAGGGGCTGAGCCTGAGGTCCGCGCTCCGCAGCGACCCGCGCGTCCCCGCGCTGGCCGCGGCCGCGCTCCTCGTCCCGCTCGGCGCCGCGCTGCTGGCCCTCTCCGGCCTCTTCCTGCTGGCCACGCTCGCCGGCGTCGCGCTCGCGGCGCCTCTCGTCCTGCTCTTCAGTCCGGTGCTCGTGCCCGCCGCGCTGGGCGCCGCGCTGGCCGTCGCGGGGCTCGCCGCCGCCGGCGCGCTCGCCGTCTCGGGGCTCTCGGCGCTCGTCTGGGTCGTGGGATACGTCCAGAGGGGCCTGGCGCAGGGCGACTCCGGCCGGGTGGGCGGGATGGTGGTGCAGCCGTTGGACAGCGGGAAGCGGCACGGCAGACAGGGGGCGCCGGCCTTCGTCGGGCACAGAGTCGGGGACGACGCCGGGGACGCTCTGGGCACCACCAAAGCGCAGGACGTCGCCAGCGCCTAA